One stretch of Chryseobacterium indologenes DNA includes these proteins:
- a CDS encoding FecR family protein: protein MKRFNYNNIEAFVFKLWIREVSEEKISDKEKEVLKKWKVQTDQDLDETYLQESKERVLAGLEHYFVPYQKIKYGHDIQKNIYKIAAVIILLFTLGGIFTYHTFIKPDVYLAVSENRIVHLADGSVVTLLPGAKLTVEKSFPATTRVVDLKGDAIFSVAKSKSHPFIVHAEGFSTKVLGTVFKVSQSGKKKAVDLYEGKVAVSSAGVPVSYLKPNQKWTNLGVARTTAIISFAADKTSGQQHPKLLSLSFNDVPLKEVITVLEGNYSTKIHYPKEVEDKKITADFTGGTVSENIESLAFILGFEVHRNDNVYILK, encoded by the coding sequence ATGAAGCGATTTAACTATAACAATATCGAGGCTTTTGTTTTTAAACTTTGGATACGTGAGGTATCAGAGGAGAAAATCTCAGATAAAGAAAAGGAAGTTTTAAAGAAATGGAAGGTCCAGACAGATCAAGATCTGGATGAAACTTACCTGCAGGAATCTAAAGAAAGAGTATTGGCAGGTCTGGAACATTATTTTGTTCCTTATCAAAAAATAAAATATGGACATGATATTCAGAAGAATATCTACAAAATTGCAGCAGTCATTATTCTGCTTTTTACATTGGGAGGAATCTTTACTTACCATACATTCATTAAGCCGGATGTGTATCTTGCGGTATCAGAAAACCGGATTGTTCATCTTGCGGACGGGTCAGTAGTGACTTTATTACCCGGAGCAAAGCTTACAGTGGAAAAATCATTTCCTGCAACTACCAGAGTGGTGGATTTAAAAGGGGATGCTATATTTTCTGTAGCAAAATCAAAATCTCATCCTTTCATTGTGCATGCAGAAGGGTTCAGTACGAAAGTATTGGGAACGGTATTTAAAGTTTCCCAGTCCGGGAAGAAAAAAGCAGTAGATCTTTATGAAGGTAAGGTGGCTGTATCTTCTGCCGGAGTACCTGTTTCTTATTTGAAACCCAATCAGAAATGGACAAATCTTGGGGTGGCCCGTACAACAGCTATTATTTCATTCGCTGCTGACAAAACTTCAGGACAACAACATCCTAAACTATTGTCTTTAAGTTTTAACGATGTTCCTTTAAAAGAGGTAATTACAGTGTTGGAAGGTAATTACAGTACAAAAATTCATTACCCAAAAGAAGTAGAGGATAAAAAAATCACAGCAGATTTTACCGGAGGAACGGTCAGTGAAAATATTGAATCCCTTGCTTTTATCCTGGGGTTTGAAGTTCATAGAAATGATAATGTCTACATCCTGAAATAA
- a CDS encoding TonB-dependent receptor, producing MKSLKCGFTIAALFFTVAAEAQELVQKVSFSVPANRPLIEVLEELAGKTGMRLAYSKYDIKELKVKGVKCENSTINNCLKDITNGLPVVFRLHGDLISIKYESLNTAIPGNGRISGKIVDEVGNPVVGAEVHIVGKTTVTDNNGDFSVDLPSGLYNMTVKAPKYNTLRVEKLSVINKETNTVSFALNRISDNITDIKEVVVTATRKADTQAGLLAQQKKAAQMSDGISAEQIAKTPDNDVGGTLKRVTGITTIDNKYVVVRSMGERWNTAAMDGINLPSTEAYNQNFSFDIIPTAMVESVVVSKSATPDMNANFAGGFVEVRTKDIPNENFTTVSMGTSYNDQSAFKEFLTRKRGKYDYFGYDDGTRDFPQGLKAMNWNNPMFFEQSSQFRNDNFTTYKTKGDMGSNLQLALGRTYALKNNNKWGFAGAFILRNEQNKLDIDHTGRGSWLDTTDFAFDANGKMPFYNFKNKGASYNYNSTVAGMLNFGLQLGKTRISFRNSYTHIYDNTLTRITGWDENTNGSGSPANAEVAYNYFYHGIIPNNDPTKIPSLDKPFTENTVYPVYQMFLQNKLEGNHRFANMEINWFAARTGVSSDTKDYTQHRTLYKFVGLEIMNYHVANNSASDFARGYIASKETDYNYGASFKWNLDKGKFKNDIKIGYAGASKTNTNQQQKFLLRVDGNRNVPNPKFMEMYGSLADWFDGSHYVPGGIGWETRPLYMDDGKYEGEVEQHAAYVMFDNRWNNRFRLVWGLRAEYFQYHLISQQIESKNDSNNFTKTGVDDRPWQWMPSANFTYSPTNKINLRLAYNKTVIRPQFNERTGLPYFDPIANGQIFNTQMVSSTVNNYDFKFEWFPGLGEIFSAGLYYKDIDRPIEREGRLSNDGNLSLYNGNSKNAKLKGVEVEVRKNLGFIAEGSLFKKLFISGNFTYNSTKVIAFKDQYNTGENSETYEVDRPLYGQTPYAYNVGLMYDGERLGFNFLYNAKGDQYMTVGYSYNAEEIQRPYAVADAQISYKLLRNRNLEVKLNVRNIFNRVKEYYNNFNSYLGHTDNTGNKTARELQQIVPGATNRYDKDIDKILFRAYSGRIFGLSINYTF from the coding sequence ATGAAAAGTTTGAAATGTGGTTTTACCATAGCAGCCCTATTTTTCACTGTTGCAGCTGAAGCACAGGAATTGGTTCAGAAAGTTTCGTTTTCTGTTCCTGCAAATAGACCATTAATTGAAGTCTTGGAAGAATTAGCAGGGAAAACAGGAATGAGGCTGGCCTATTCAAAATATGATATTAAAGAGCTGAAGGTAAAAGGGGTAAAATGTGAAAATTCTACTATCAACAATTGCCTGAAAGATATTACCAACGGACTTCCTGTAGTATTCCGTTTACATGGAGATCTTATTTCAATAAAATATGAGAGTTTAAACACTGCCATACCGGGAAACGGGCGCATTTCAGGGAAAATAGTTGATGAAGTAGGAAATCCTGTGGTGGGAGCAGAAGTACATATTGTAGGAAAAACAACTGTAACGGATAATAATGGGGATTTCTCTGTTGATCTGCCTTCGGGACTTTATAATATGACGGTAAAAGCTCCTAAGTATAATACGCTTAGGGTAGAAAAGCTGTCAGTCATCAATAAAGAAACAAACACAGTTTCCTTTGCATTGAACAGGATTTCTGATAACATTACAGACATCAAAGAAGTAGTTGTTACGGCAACCCGTAAAGCAGATACTCAGGCAGGACTGTTAGCCCAACAAAAAAAAGCAGCCCAGATGAGTGATGGAATTTCTGCCGAACAGATTGCTAAAACACCAGATAATGATGTGGGTGGAACCCTGAAGAGAGTAACAGGAATTACAACCATAGATAATAAGTATGTTGTTGTAAGATCTATGGGAGAACGGTGGAATACCGCAGCTATGGATGGAATCAATCTGCCAAGTACTGAAGCCTATAATCAGAATTTTTCTTTCGATATTATTCCTACAGCAATGGTGGAAAGTGTTGTGGTAAGTAAATCTGCCACACCGGATATGAATGCCAATTTTGCAGGAGGTTTTGTGGAGGTACGAACTAAAGATATTCCTAATGAAAACTTTACCACCGTAAGTATGGGAACTTCTTATAATGATCAGTCAGCTTTCAAAGAATTTCTGACCCGTAAAAGAGGAAAATATGATTATTTCGGGTACGATGACGGAACAAGAGATTTTCCTCAGGGGCTTAAAGCTATGAACTGGAACAATCCTATGTTTTTCGAACAGTCCAGCCAATTCAGGAACGATAATTTTACAACTTATAAAACTAAAGGCGATATGGGTTCCAATTTACAGTTGGCATTAGGAAGAACCTACGCTCTTAAAAATAATAACAAATGGGGCTTTGCAGGAGCATTTATTCTCAGAAATGAACAGAATAAACTGGATATAGACCATACAGGAAGGGGAAGCTGGCTGGACACAACAGATTTTGCTTTTGATGCCAACGGAAAAATGCCTTTTTATAATTTTAAAAATAAGGGAGCATCTTATAATTATAATTCGACGGTGGCGGGAATGTTGAATTTTGGATTACAGCTGGGAAAGACCAGAATTTCATTCCGAAATTCCTACACTCACATCTATGATAATACCTTAACAAGAATTACAGGTTGGGATGAAAATACCAATGGTAGTGGTTCTCCTGCCAATGCAGAAGTAGCCTACAATTATTTTTACCATGGAATAATTCCCAATAATGATCCTACAAAAATTCCATCTTTAGATAAACCTTTTACAGAGAATACGGTTTATCCTGTTTATCAGATGTTTTTACAAAATAAGCTGGAAGGAAATCATAGGTTCGCCAATATGGAAATCAACTGGTTTGCAGCCAGAACGGGAGTTTCATCAGATACTAAGGATTATACCCAGCACAGGACTTTATACAAATTTGTAGGGCTTGAAATCATGAATTATCACGTAGCCAATAATTCTGCAAGTGATTTTGCAAGAGGATATATTGCGAGCAAAGAAACAGACTATAATTATGGAGCTTCCTTTAAATGGAATCTTGATAAAGGAAAATTTAAAAATGATATTAAAATAGGATATGCCGGAGCTTCAAAGACGAACACAAATCAACAGCAGAAATTTTTATTGAGGGTAGATGGAAACAGGAACGTTCCGAATCCGAAATTTATGGAAATGTATGGATCTCTTGCTGATTGGTTTGATGGGTCTCATTATGTACCGGGAGGAATTGGATGGGAAACCAGACCATTGTACATGGATGATGGTAAATATGAAGGTGAGGTTGAGCAGCATGCTGCGTATGTCATGTTTGATAACCGTTGGAACAATAGATTCAGGTTAGTTTGGGGATTACGTGCTGAATATTTTCAATATCATCTTATTTCTCAGCAAATTGAATCTAAAAATGACTCTAATAATTTTACCAAAACAGGGGTTGATGATCGACCATGGCAATGGATGCCTTCTGCCAACTTTACCTATAGTCCCACCAATAAGATCAATCTAAGACTTGCTTACAACAAGACTGTTATTCGTCCTCAGTTTAATGAGAGAACCGGATTACCTTATTTTGACCCCATAGCTAATGGACAGATTTTCAATACACAGATGGTATCATCGACGGTTAATAACTATGATTTTAAATTTGAATGGTTTCCAGGGCTGGGTGAAATATTTTCTGCCGGATTATATTATAAGGATATCGACAGGCCTATTGAGCGTGAGGGCCGTCTTTCCAATGATGGAAACTTATCCCTGTACAATGGGAATTCAAAAAATGCAAAGCTGAAAGGAGTAGAAGTAGAAGTGCGGAAAAATCTCGGATTTATTGCTGAAGGATCATTATTTAAAAAACTTTTTATAAGTGGAAATTTCACCTACAATTCAACGAAAGTAATCGCTTTTAAAGATCAGTATAACACAGGAGAAAACAGTGAAACGTATGAGGTCGACAGACCTCTTTACGGGCAAACCCCTTATGCTTATAACGTAGGGCTGATGTATGACGGAGAAAGACTAGGGTTCAATTTTTTGTACAATGCAAAAGGAGATCAGTACATGACAGTAGGGTATTCTTATAATGCTGAAGAGATTCAGCGCCCTTATGCTGTAGCAGACGCACAGATCTCATATAAACTTTTAAGAAACCGAAATCTGGAAGTGAAGCTGAACGTAAGGAATATCTTCAACAGGGTAAAGGAATATTATAACAACTTTAATTCTTATTTAGGGCATACTGACAATACAGGAAATAAGACTGCCAGAGAATTGCAGCAAATTGTACCCGGCGCCACGAACAGATATGATAAAGATATTGATAAAATCCTATTTCGTGCTTACAGCGGAAGAATATTCGGACTAAGTATCAACTATACATTTTAA